A region from the Pseudomonas sp. P8_229 genome encodes:
- the thiS gene encoding sulfur carrier protein ThiS — protein MRIQLNGESLELPDGETVAALITRLELTGRRVAVELNLDIVPRSQHADTVLSDGDNVEVVHAIGGG, from the coding sequence ATGCGCATTCAGTTGAACGGCGAATCCCTTGAACTGCCCGACGGCGAGACCGTTGCGGCCCTGATCACCCGTCTGGAACTGACCGGACGCCGGGTGGCAGTCGAACTCAATCTGGATATCGTCCCGCGCAGCCAGCATGCCGACACCGTTCTCAGCGACGGCGACAACGTCGAAGTCGTGCACGCCATCGGCGGCGGCTAA
- a CDS encoding DUF423 domain-containing protein — MLRGFLMLAAFFGFTGVALGAFAAHGLKNRLTPEYLAIFHTGVTYQLVHTLALFGVALLATQIQGRLVAWAGFSFAVGIVLFSGSLYVLTMTGISKLGIITPFGGLAFLVGWLCLGLAAWRLPLTA; from the coding sequence ATGCTGCGTGGCTTTCTGATGCTGGCCGCTTTCTTTGGTTTTACCGGTGTTGCCCTCGGCGCATTCGCCGCCCATGGTCTGAAAAACCGCCTCACGCCCGAGTATCTGGCGATCTTCCACACGGGTGTGACCTATCAACTGGTGCACACCCTGGCGCTGTTCGGTGTGGCGTTGCTGGCCACGCAAATTCAGGGGCGACTGGTCGCGTGGGCCGGCTTTTCCTTCGCAGTGGGCATTGTGCTGTTCTCCGGTAGCCTGTACGTGCTGACCATGACCGGTATCAGCAAGCTCGGCATCATTACGCCGTTCGGCGGTCTGGCGTTCCTGGTCGGTTGGCTGTGCCTGGGGCTGGCCGCCTGGCGCTTGCCGCTAACCGCTTGA
- the mtgA gene encoding monofunctional biosynthetic peptidoglycan transglycosylase, whose product MLRSLLRRLTKALLWFAGGSVLLVLLFRFVPPPGTALMIERKVESWVDGEPIDLQRTWKPWDEISDDLKVAVMAGEDQKFPEHWGFDFGAIQAALAHNELGGSIRGASTLSQQVSKNLFLWSGRSYLRKGLEAWFTALIEVLWPKQRILEVYLNSVEWDDGVFGAEAAARHHFGVSAKSLSRQQASYLAAVLPNPRVWSASHPTAYVSRRAGWIRQQMSQLGGDSYLLGLNDSRRAPWAE is encoded by the coding sequence ATGCTGCGTTCACTTTTGCGTCGTCTCACGAAGGCCCTGCTCTGGTTCGCGGGCGGCAGCGTATTGCTGGTCTTGCTGTTTCGCTTTGTGCCGCCACCGGGCACGGCGCTGATGATCGAGCGCAAGGTCGAATCCTGGGTCGACGGCGAACCGATCGACCTGCAGCGCACCTGGAAACCGTGGGACGAGATCTCCGATGACCTCAAGGTTGCAGTCATGGCCGGCGAGGACCAGAAGTTTCCCGAGCACTGGGGTTTTGACTTCGGTGCGATCCAGGCGGCGTTGGCCCACAACGAACTCGGCGGCTCGATTCGCGGCGCCAGCACCTTGAGCCAGCAAGTGTCGAAGAACCTGTTCCTGTGGTCGGGTCGCAGCTATCTGCGCAAAGGCCTGGAAGCCTGGTTTACCGCGCTGATCGAGGTGCTCTGGCCCAAGCAGCGGATTCTTGAGGTGTACCTCAATAGCGTCGAGTGGGACGACGGCGTGTTTGGCGCCGAAGCCGCAGCCCGCCATCATTTCGGCGTAAGCGCCAAGTCGCTGTCGCGGCAGCAGGCCAGTTATCTGGCGGCCGTTCTACCTAACCCGCGCGTATGGAGTGCGAGCCATCCGACGGCTTACGTGTCGCGCCGGGCCGGGTGGATTCGCCAGCAGATGAGCCAGTTGGGTGGGGATAGTTATCTGCTGGGACTCAACGATTCGCGCCGGGCGCCTTGGGCCGAATAA
- the rpoH gene encoding RNA polymerase sigma factor RpoH, which yields MTNSLQPAYALVPGANLEAYVHTVNSIPLLTPEQERELAESLYYEQDLGAARQMVLAHLRFVVHIARSYSGYGLAQADLIQEGNVGLMKAVKRFNPEMGVRLVSFAVHWIKAEIHEFILRNWRIVKVATTKAQRKLFFNLRSQKKRLAWLNNEEVHRVAESLGVEPREVREMESRLTGHDMAFDPAAEADDDSAFQSPANYLEDHRYDPARQLEDADWSDNSNHNLHEALEVLDERSRDILYQRWLAEEKATLHDLAQKYNVSAERIRQLEKSAMNKLKLSIAA from the coding sequence ATGACCAATTCTTTGCAACCTGCGTACGCGTTGGTTCCGGGTGCGAACCTGGAAGCCTATGTGCACACCGTCAACAGCATTCCATTGCTGACGCCGGAGCAGGAGCGTGAACTGGCCGAGAGTCTCTACTATGAGCAGGATTTGGGGGCGGCTCGGCAGATGGTGCTCGCCCACCTGCGTTTTGTTGTACACATTGCCCGTAGCTATTCCGGCTACGGCCTCGCTCAGGCTGACCTGATCCAGGAAGGTAACGTCGGCCTGATGAAGGCCGTGAAGCGCTTCAACCCGGAAATGGGTGTGCGTCTGGTGTCGTTCGCCGTGCACTGGATCAAGGCGGAAATTCACGAGTTCATCCTGCGCAACTGGCGCATTGTGAAAGTCGCGACCACCAAGGCCCAGCGCAAGCTGTTCTTCAACCTGCGCAGCCAGAAGAAACGTCTGGCGTGGCTGAACAACGAGGAAGTCCACCGTGTGGCGGAAAGCCTCGGCGTCGAGCCGCGGGAAGTGCGCGAGATGGAAAGTCGTCTGACCGGTCATGACATGGCCTTCGACCCGGCCGCGGAAGCGGACGACGACAGCGCTTTCCAGTCGCCGGCCAACTACCTGGAAGACCACCGGTACGACCCGGCGCGTCAACTGGAAGATGCCGACTGGAGTGACAACTCCAATCACAACCTGCACGAGGCGCTGGAAGTGCTGGACGAACGTAGCCGCGACATCCTCTACCAGCGCTGGCTGGCAGAAGAGAAAGCCACGCTGCACGACCTGGCGCAGAAGTACAACGTGTCGGCCGAGCGGATCCGTCAGCTCGAGAAGAGCGCGATGAACAAGCTCAAGTTGTCGATCGCCGCCTAA
- the ftsX gene encoding permease-like cell division protein FtsX, whose product MSATRSPKVSERVAPKAADPQPPKKKKHDDDDGPDFSTLLRSWIESHRASLLDSLRRLGKQPIGSFFTCMVMAVALSLPMGLSLLINNVERLGGSWQRAAQISLYLQLDATPDQGESLREQIKGMPGVADAEYVGRDQALEEFQQQSGLGEALRELPENPLPGVVLVTPKEVDKPTLEALRQKLSELPKVQQAQLDLVWVERLAAILKLGDRFVFGLTVLLVSALLLVIGNTIRLHIENRRTEIEVIKLVGGTDSYVRRPFLYMGALYGFGAGVLSWGVLAFGLNWLNDAVVGLAGLYGSDFALAGVPVADGLSLLLGAVLLGYIGAWIAVARHLRELAPK is encoded by the coding sequence ATGAGTGCGACACGCAGTCCGAAGGTTTCCGAGCGCGTGGCCCCGAAAGCCGCCGACCCGCAACCACCGAAGAAGAAAAAACACGACGATGACGACGGCCCGGACTTTTCCACGCTGTTGCGGTCGTGGATCGAAAGCCATCGCGCCAGTCTGCTCGACAGTCTGCGCCGCCTCGGCAAGCAGCCGATCGGCAGCTTCTTCACCTGCATGGTGATGGCCGTGGCGCTAAGCCTGCCGATGGGCCTGTCGCTGCTGATCAACAACGTCGAGCGACTCGGCGGCTCGTGGCAGCGGGCGGCGCAGATTTCGCTGTACCTGCAACTGGACGCCACGCCGGATCAAGGCGAGTCGTTGCGCGAGCAGATCAAAGGCATGCCCGGTGTGGCTGATGCTGAATATGTCGGCCGCGATCAGGCGCTGGAAGAGTTCCAACAGCAGTCCGGTCTGGGCGAAGCCCTGCGCGAACTGCCGGAAAACCCGCTGCCGGGCGTGGTGCTGGTGACGCCGAAGGAGGTCGACAAGCCGACCCTGGAAGCATTAAGACAAAAACTTTCCGAGCTGCCCAAGGTACAACAGGCGCAACTTGATCTAGTCTGGGTCGAGCGTCTGGCCGCCATCCTCAAGCTCGGCGACCGGTTTGTCTTCGGTCTGACGGTGCTGCTGGTTTCTGCATTACTTTTGGTGATAGGCAATACCATTCGTCTTCATATTGAAAACCGCCGCACAGAGATAGAAGTGATTAAACTCGTCGGCGGCACCGACAGTTATGTGCGTCGTCCCTTTCTTTATATGGGCGCGTTATATGGCTTCGGTGCGGGAGTTCTGTCCTGGGGGGTGCTGGCGTTCGGCCTGAACTGGCTGAATGACGCGGTAGTTGGACTGGCCGGCTTGTACGGCAGTGATTTCGCGCTGGCCGGAGTGCCAGTTGCCGACGGTCTGTCGCTCTTGCTTGGCGCGGTGCTGTTGGGTTATATCGGTGCATGGATTGCAGTCGCACGTCATCTCAGGGAGCTGGCGCCGAAGTAG
- the ftsE gene encoding cell division ATP-binding protein FtsE translates to MIRFEQVGKRYPNGHVGLHELSFRVRRGEFLFVTGHSGAGKSTLLRLLLAMERPTSGKLLLAGQDLSTISNAQIPFLRRQIGVVFQNHQLLFDRTVFNNVALPLQILGLSKAEIAKRVDSALERVALSDKTDLYPGDLSTGQQQRVGIARAIVHRPALLLADEPTGNLDPRLAAEIMGVFEDINRLGTSVLIASHDLALIARMRHRMLTLQRGRLIGDGEAGV, encoded by the coding sequence ATGATTCGTTTCGAACAGGTCGGTAAACGCTACCCGAACGGTCACGTCGGCTTGCATGAGCTGAGCTTTCGAGTCCGTCGTGGCGAGTTTCTGTTTGTCACCGGTCACTCCGGTGCCGGCAAATCCACACTGTTGCGCCTGTTGCTGGCGATGGAACGTCCGACCAGCGGCAAGCTGCTGCTCGCCGGGCAAGACCTGAGCACCATCAGCAACGCGCAGATTCCATTTCTGCGCCGGCAGATCGGCGTGGTGTTCCAGAACCACCAGTTGCTGTTCGATCGCACGGTGTTCAACAACGTCGCACTGCCGCTGCAGATTCTCGGCTTGTCCAAGGCCGAGATCGCCAAGCGCGTCGATTCGGCGCTGGAGCGCGTGGCGCTGTCGGATAAAACCGATCTGTACCCGGGCGACCTGTCCACCGGTCAGCAACAGCGCGTCGGCATCGCCCGCGCCATCGTTCACCGCCCGGCCCTGCTGTTGGCGGACGAACCCACCGGTAACCTCGACCCGCGTCTGGCGGCCGAGATCATGGGCGTGTTCGAAGACATCAATCGGTTGGGCACCAGCGTACTGATCGCCAGTCACGACCTGGCGCTGATTGCGCGCATGCGTCACCGCATGCTGACCCTGCAACGCGGCCGATTGATCGGCGACGGGGAGGCTGGCGTATGA